DNA sequence from the Gemmatimonadaceae bacterium genome:
ATCCAGCATGGCCTGCACCGCTTCGTCGGGATTGACGTGCTGTGAACGCATGAACCAGCGCGGCTCGTACGCGCCAATGGGAATGGCGGCCGCATCGAAGCCGCCGAACCGCTCACCGATCTGGCGCGGTTCGTCGGAGTAGCCGAAGTCGCCACCGAACCAGAAGCGGAAGGTGGGGTGCACCACTGCCCAGCTCCCCCATTGCGTCCGGTTCCGATCGAAGCCGCTGCGATTCGACCAATGCTGCACGGGGAGGAAATGCACCTCGAGCCCGTCGGCGAGCGCACGCGACTCGTGCCACGAGACCTCCTCGACATCCGGCACCCGGCCACCAACGCGCGGCAAGTTCCGCACGAACCACGCCCCCATTCCGTGCGGCACCACAAAGCGCGGCGGGCCACCCGCCTGCCGCGCGAGTGCCCGCACGCTGGGTCGATCGAGATGATCGTAGTGATTGTGGGTCAGCAACACCGTGTCGATCTGCGGCAACTCTTCGAGCGCCAGCCCCGGCGGCTGATGCCGCCGAGGTCCGGCAAACGGGACGGGTGATGCGTACCGGCTGAACACCGGATCGAACAAGAGGTTCACGCCGGCCAGTTGCAGCAGCCCCGTCGAGTGTCCGATCCACGTCCACGCCGGAACCGTGCGGTTCTGATGCACGAACGCGAGATCCGGACGCACACCGGTGATGGGCGTACGCGGCGGCCGCGGCAGTCGCGCCCGTGTGCGCTGCACTACCCATTTCAGGACACTCGAGCCAGCAGGATTGACTGCTGACGGGTACGTCTTGGACATCACCCATCATAGTTGAAAAGCTCGTCGGGGGGACGGGGTGACGGGGAGTTCGCAACGGGGCCTGAGCCCACAGAGTTATCCCCGCCCCCCCGAATCCCCGACGAGCTGTTCAAGACGCTGGCGCTACTTCCCGCGCTTACCCCACGTCGGCGGCGCCGGCTCATTCGAGGCACGCGGGTTCTTGTACGTACTCAGCATCTTGAGCGCCTCCTGCACCGCGCGCTCGAGCTGCGGATCGTGACCGCCGATCACCTCCTTCGGGAAGTTCTCGACGCTGATATCCGGCGCGACGCCTTCGTTTTCGACCGCGAACTTGTCGTCGCGATCGAAGAAGCCGAAGCGCGGCGCGATCATCGAGCCGCCGTCCACGAAGAGCGGCGTATCGGTGGTCGCCACGAGACCACCCCACGTCCGCTGCCCCACCAACGGCCCGAGCTTGCGGCGCTTGAACATGAACGGCATGAGATCGCCGCCCGAGCCGGCCATCTCGTTCACGATCATGACCTTCGGGCCCCAGATGCCGTTCGCCGGGCTCGTGAACGGGTAGCGCTCACCGACCGGGTTGTTGAAGTAGCCGTCGAAGTCACGACCGAGCAGATCCACGATGTAGTCGGCCGCCGAGCCGCCGCCATTGAAGCGTTCGTCCACCACCACGCCCAGGCGATCCTGCTGCGCGAAGTAGTAGCGGTTGAAATACGTGTACCCCGGCTGGCCGGTGTTCGGGAGATAGACATACGCAATCTTCCCCTGCGACACCGAGTCCACGTAGCGACGGTTGGCTTCGACCCACGCGCGGCTCCGCAGCCCCTGTTCATTGGCCACCGGCACCACGGTGACCTGACGCGCACCCGTCATCTCGGGGCGCGCATTCACGGTGAGCACCGTCTGCTTGTTGGCCGTGCCATCGAGCAGGCGATAGATGTTGTCCGGCGCCCGCAGCTCGACGCCGTTCACGGCGAGGATGTAGTCGCCCGTGGCCACATTCACCCCCGGCGTGGCGAGCGGGGCCCGCAGATCGGGGTTCCAGCTTTCCGCGTCGTAGATGCGCGCGAGACGATAGCGGCCGTTGTCGATCGTGAAGTCCGCGCCCAGCAGGCCGCCCGTGGCGGTGGGCA
Encoded proteins:
- a CDS encoding MBL fold metallo-hydrolase, with the protein product MQRTRARLPRPPRTPITGVRPDLAFVHQNRTVPAWTWIGHSTGLLQLAGVNLLFDPVFSRYASPVPFAGPRRHQPPGLALEELPQIDTVLLTHNHYDHLDRPSVRALARQAGGPPRFVVPHGMGAWFVRNLPRVGGRVPDVEEVSWHESRALADGLEVHFLPVQHWSNRSGFDRNRTQWGSWAVVHPTFRFWFGGDFGYSDEPRQIGERFGGFDAAAIPIGAYEPRWFMRSQHVNPDEAVQAMLDVGAREAVAIHWGTFSLTDESLDEPPRALAAALAARGIEAERFRVLRHGETRRFG
- a CDS encoding PDZ domain-containing protein; translation: APRDSARAAAPAPAPAPVRAVRIDFDNIQQRIVAVPGIADRGYSGLRAGVAGTVFFLEPLPAIGTADGPSGNTLHRYQLATRKATVFLNGVAQFTTSGDGRKLLYRTGGQNGGLFLVDAATPQTPQAGAGRLNAQLRAYIDPKAEFKQIFNEGWRNQRNNLYVKNLHGSDWPAVRKMYEPLLEHVNHRADLNYLIDMMGAEIAIGHSYVRGGDMPEVPTATGGLLGADFTIDNGRYRLARIYDAESWNPDLRAPLATPGVNVATGDYILAVNGVELRAPDNIYRLLDGTANKQTVLTVNARPEMTGARQVTVVPVANEQGLRSRAWVEANRRYVDSVSQGKIAYVYLPNTGQPGYTYFNRYYFAQQDRLGVVVDERFNGGGSAADYIVDLLGRDFDGYFNNPVGERYPFTSPANGIWGPKVMIVNEMAGSGGDLMPFMFKRRKLGPLVGQRTWGGLVATTDTPLFVDGGSMIAPRFGFFDRDDKFAVENEGVAPDISVENFPKEVIGGHDPQLERAVQEALKMLSTYKNPRASNEPAPPTWGKRGK